GCGTATTCTCACGTCATCTTTacttcaccaccacctcgcctctcctcctttgaATACtttgccctctccctctgagCTGACCTAGATTGTGTGTTCCCTTTCGAAAGCCGCCTCTGTCTCCCACCCAACCCCCACACTCCTCTTCGTGTTCTCTTTCTTGTGCTTTCAGCGCCGAGGCAACGGAACGGCCGCAAATGACGACAGCGAGGAAGAAAGACGAATGACCCTTGTGGGCACCCACGCAGTCCTctcctctcgttctctctgcCCACTCCCCTTCCAGTTATTCGCCTTCGTCAGCGTGATGTTTCCTCTCacgctgcgcttctcttcctttttgttgttctgcCCTTCTCCATTGCTACATTTTTTCTGTGTTCCCCTGCACTCGTTAGATCAGTGAGCGCACCgcgcgcccccctccctccccccagcATCGGCGGCTTTGCCTGCTTCTCACCCATGTCGTGGAACTCAGCAAGTGCCGACACCCCTCtcgtctccctcccgccACACGGATACATCAAGGCCCTACCTTGCCGTTCATTTATGTCAAGGAGTGTGTAAACGACCTTGTGTTTGTGTATCGCGCTTGTCTTGATGGCCGTTTCTTTACTGTGTTGCCGCGCCCTGGCTGTGCGTTTGCTAGATTTCGGTTCTCGTGAGACCCACAGTCCCGGCGTCTCTTTTCACCCTGTAGATTCCACACGCAACTCTTGtcgtgctgtgtgtgtgcgtgtgtgctttccGTTTGGTAGATTGTAGTAGATGCTCACGATTCACTCGCGTGTTGGTGCTTGCTTGTTTTGTGTTGTTCTTTGTACACCGAATCACCGAAGTATggtctttcttttttgtgATGTGCGCATCGGCAGATGACAGGAAGGgcctgcccccttcccctcactacccccctcccccctcaccaccaccaccaccacggaGAAACCCGCTTTTACGTTTTATTCTTTTCCGTCCGCAGAAGAATTCTCCACACCCCACGTCCGAAGAATCAAATAGTCGAAAACAAGTTGTGCGCAGTTTGCAgaactgcagcagcgcgacccTATCACGAACTGtgttgcagcagcggtgagCGAAAGGGATCCGAGGTGCCTGCCTCTCAGTGCTTGTGCTGTCGCGTTGTATCACTCGCGGCCGGTGCAGGCACCCTGCTTTTTGCGGGGCGCGAAACGGGGCGGAAACCCCCCAGACAAGATTCATCTCTTGGACTTcataacacacacacacacacacacacgcacacatttAGTTGTTGAAACTTCTGACGCGGCTCTCTTGCCAGGGTGCACCGCAACGGATGGTGCAAGAGTATTATGCGACCGGCAGGACTGCCATTCCGTCATGTGGCCCCTTTGTTGTGGTTCTACCGTGCTGGAGCGGGGAAGGGGCTGTTGACACTTTTTGCCCACACCGTACTCTACTCTCCATCACATCGCACCACTCATCATCTCGTCTATTGAACTTccattgtgtgtgtgtgtgtgccgaaCAACCCGGCGGCACCCGCCTGCACGTCCACAAAACTCAAATGCATGCTCATCTACTCACACATGCAAGAATAAGGAGAACGCTGTATTATCTTTTCCCCCCTCTCATCGAGTTTgcgcttttctctctcccgctcaCCGTCGTTGTTCACATCACCACATCCTTTGCCGCTGTGTGCGCATCTCTGTGTGACTGCGCGCAGCTTTCGAGGAACGTCATCCGCAGCACACAGACCGGctttgttttctcttccACGGCGCTCTTCTCATCTATcaaaacgcgcacgcgcattCATACAAAGTTGCGTCTTGTTAGGCATTCCGCTGTCGCACCTGTGAACCGACAAGTAgccgtgcgcgccgtcgaTTCGCCGGCTTGTCGCTCGCCAGATATCAGCACTCAGCAGCTACTTagtgtttttcttttggaGGATTTTCTGGTAGACCGGCATCATTTTTGCTCCATCTTGGCTGTGCTCTCGTTTCCTTGCCGCCAACACTCCCCCGCAAACATCCAGCCATGCTCGCTGACGttgccgcgccgtcgtcgtcgtcaacGGCGCCGGGGAGCAACACCGCCGTCTCTGACTACTTTCTTCAAAAGATccacgagctgcgcgcgacgCAGAAGCGAACCCTCGACAATTTCGAGCGCCTCGAAGCCCAGCGCAATGACCTTAACCGCCGTGTCCGCCACctcaaggaggaggtgcagatGCTGCAGGAATCCGGCTCCCTGGTCGTGGACGTTGTCAGAGTAATGGGCAAGAACAAGGTGCTGGTGAAGGCCGGTTCTGGGCAGGGAAAGATGGTGGTGGATGTGGACAAGTCGGTGGACTTCAAGGACTTGACCCCCAACGCCCGCGTTGccctgcgcagcggcacctcggCAATCCACTACATTCTGCCCACGAAGGTCGACCCGCTCGTGTCTCTCATGAAGGTCGAGAAGGCTGGCAAAGAGTCGACCTATGACGAGATCGGCGGTCTGTCGCGCCAGGTGAAGGAGATCAAGGAAGTGATCGAGCTCCCCGTGAAGCACCCAAAGCTGTTCGAGGCTCTTGGCATTGAGCAGCCGAAGGGTGTGCTTCTGTATGGCCCGCCTGGCACCGGTAAGAcgctgcttgcgcgcgcgGTGGCACACCACACCGACTGCACCTTTATCCGTGTCAGTGGCGCGGAGCTGGTGCAGAAGTACATCGGCGAGGGTGCCCGCATGGTGCGTGAGTTGTTCGTTATGGCGCGTGAGCACAGCCCCTCAATCATTTTCATGGATGAAATCGACTCCATCGGCTCCTCGCGCTTGGAGTCGGGCGAGAACGGTGACAGCGAGGTGCAGCGTACCATGCTTGAGCTCCTGAACCAGTTGGATGGCTTTGAGGCCTCCAAAAACATCAAGGTGATTATGGCGACCAACCGCATGGACATCCTtgacgaggcgctgctgcgccctgGTCGCATCGACCGTAAGATTGAGTTTCCCGCCCCGGACGAAGCAGCCCGCTTTGAGATTCTCAAGATCCACTCGCGCAAGATGAATCTGACACGCGGCATTGACCTCAAGGACATTGCCAAGAAAACGTCCAACTGCTCTGGCGCCGAGCTGAAGGCGGTGTGCACCGAGGCAGGCATGTTTGCTCTAcgcgagcgccgcgtgcACATCACGCACGAGGACTTTGTGCTCGCTGTTGCCAAGGTGATGCACAAGGACCAGGACAAGAACGTGTCGTTGAAGAAGATGTGGAAGTAGAAAAAGGTAGATGACCGAAGAAGGCGACAGGAAACCTGTGACCATCTGCTCATGCTGCCATGCACACTGCgagcgtgtctgtgtgcgtctcttgTACGCCTTCGTCCCGTGATAGTGCGTGTCACGCAGGCCGGCTGTCTGCCGGGCATACTGCGTTGACGACTCTGCCTCGGCATCCGCCTTCCTTTTCGTCGTGCTCTCGTCATCCCTCTTGTTTTCAGACGACGTCGAGGTGTCGGCGAAGACTCCCTTGCGTgaacacacgtgcgcgcgtgcaaaAGGAtgcgtttgtgcgtgtgcgtgcgtctgtgcaccccgcgcgctgccgctaAGGTTTTGCGTGGATGGTGCGAAGAGATGtacgccgctgcttctgcccCCTGTTGCCTCCTTTCGGGTGTGTTGAGGGCAATCGTCTCCTCACAAcgtctttccttttttttttgtttcgcgcTTGTATGTGTACGTGCCCGCTTGGGTTTGTTCATGTTTCTGTGTGTTGGTGCccgtgtgtgcttgtctcTCGGCGTTTGCTAGCTGGTGACTTTCAGCGTCCCAAGCAGCTGAAAGGCGAAAGgcgagcgggagagagagagcggcaatGGTGGCTGTGACGGCTATcgctcgtgcgtgtgtgcatagACTGTTTTGTGTTGGGGATGAGGCAGTGGAGCGGGACAGGTGGCAGCCATCACCGAAGAGAATACATGGAAATGAGTGACGAAAGTGGAGCTCCCCACTGTGAattgtctctctctctctatgcATACTTCCGAGTGGCCACGCTGCGTCTAGCGGTTGTCGCGGCGCTGGTTTGTGACGTACTGGTgggtgcgtgccgctgccttccGCTTGCGTGCCCTCTGCCGCTACTCGACTCTGTACTACCTCCCTTGCACGATGCCCTCTGGCCGGCCTCTTCGTCTTCCAGTCCTGTGTGAactgcggcggtgctggctTCGTCTTTTCTGAATTTGTGGGAAGGATGCAAATCGAACAAATCAAAGACAGCCCGGGCGGATACACACCGCCACCTGCAATATTCCGCCGTGCTCCGTAGGTTCCGTCTGTGTGCACGGAGGATCTCGTGCATTGGCTCAcctcgccgcgctgcggcactggTCAACTGTCAAGATGAGGGTATGCAAACCAGAGTGCCGGCAGTCGCTCGAGAGCAGAGAGTGCGGCGTGCTGCTTTTTCGTTGCCGAAGCGCTCACGCTCCTTTTAGTTGGATGTATTTGTGACGGCAAGGGAGCACTCCCTCTTCATCCTTCGGCttcccttttccttgttcacagcgctgtgccgcgtgccGTTTGCCTTCCTCACGACCTCTACTGTGCCGAACCTGATGCTCTGCCGATTCTCGCCGCTTGCCCAACATCCTGTGTCTTCGCTGCTCCTCTACAACCCCGTCGtgcttctttgttttctgctcttcctctcggCAACATCCGCTCTCTCAACTGTGTTCCTCCACACATTCGCATCGCGCTCCTGCATGTTGGATTGGCGCTCGCTAACACTGCTGACGATCACTTTGGGCCTGCGCAGGAGTTCAAACCGCGGACCTCAGTAGTGTAGTCACGGTTCtgctcgcgtgtgcgtgtgggtcAAAGAAAGCGCCACGGACGGAGGGGAAAAAACAAATAAACACAAACAACAAAGGGAAAGCAAACCACAACAGAACGGCAGATTACATAAAGC
This genomic stretch from Leishmania donovani BPK282A1 complete genome, chromosome 36 harbors:
- a CDS encoding proteasome regulatory ATPase subunit is translated as MLADVAAPSSSSTAPGSNTAVSDYFLQKIHELRATQKRTLDNFERLEAQRNDLNRRVRHLKEEVQMLQESGSLVVDVVRVMGKNKVLVKAGSGQGKMVVDVDKSVDFKDLTPNARVALRSGTSAIHYILPTKVDPLVSLMKVEKAGKESTYDEIGGLSRQVKEIKEVIELPVKHPKLFEALGIEQPKGVLLYGPPGTGKTLLARAVAHHTDCTFIRVSGAELVQKYIGEGARMVRELFVMAREHSPSIIFMDEIDSIGSSRLESGENGDSEVQRTMLELLNQLDGFEASKNIKVIMATNRMDILDEALLRPGRIDRKIEFPAPDEAARFEILKIHSRKMNLTRGIDLKDIAKKTSNCSGAELKAVCTEAGMFALRERRVHITHEDFVLAVAKVMHKDQDKNVSLKKMWK